Proteins encoded together in one Styela clava chromosome 12, kaStyClav1.hap1.2, whole genome shotgun sequence window:
- the LOC120329583 gene encoding uncharacterized protein LOC120329583 yields MATLDLSIFQDAAPYLRMSQEEMLVLQTQKPDGKKYAWVPDKEKSYLRGEVISIEGGKAKLKTCDDGKEVTVKEDDLQLMNPPRYNKCEDMVNMTHLNEASVLNNLKERYEAFMIYTYSGLFCVTVNPYKMLPAYAPYVINAYKGKRRTEMPPHLYSIADNAYTEMLMNRENQSMLITGESGAGKTVNTKKVIQYFALVAADGNAGGNDDKGTLEDQIVQCNPAMEAFGNAKTVRNDNSSRFGKFIRIHFGSTGSLASGDIEHYLLEKSRVIWQQGGERNYHIFYQLISGSKPELIDQLLLTKDPYDYKSISQGVVSVNNLDDGEELLLTDDAFKVLGFTPEEISGIYRIMAGIMHQQNMKFKNKQREEQAEPDGTEDADKVAYLFGMNSADFLKYLCHPRVKVGNEYVTKGQTVPQVTYGIGGLSKGVFEKHFNWLVKIINNSLSTKLPRSYFIGVLDIAGFEIFDFNSFEQLCINFTNEKLQQFFNHHMFVLEQEEYKKEGIDWVFIDFGMDLAACIELIEKPLGIMSILEEECMFPKATDKSFMDKLYQNHLGKTKAFGKPIKKTKFESHFELHHYAGTVGYSITDWLEKNKEPLNNSVVDLYKKSSLKLMQTIWEGYMGPEEAAAAAKSGGKRKKGGSFNTVSSMHRESLNKLMTNLRSTAPHFVRCIVPNETKTPGVMDPHVVLHQLRCNGVLEGIRICRKGFPNRLPYGDFKQRYRILNPNAVPDGQFLDSKKASEKILSSLEGIDHEKYKLGHTKVFFRAGMLGVLEELRDNKLSSIFKLIQARMRGKLMRIEYNKLIERRVAVRVLQSNLRAFFGVRDWEWMKLMFKIKPLLQTAEAAKELEQLEAENEELKTNLEKESKRRKELEESQVSLIQEKNDLVLQLQSEQDRIDDAEDRCDQLIRTKVELDGKIKETQERLEDEEELNNELVSKKRKLEDECSELKKDIDDLEITLAKVEKEKHATENKLKNLQEELASQDEQIAKLQKEKKALQEAHQQTLDDLQGEEDKVNSLTKQKAKLEQQVDDLEASLEQEKKLRMDLERTKRKLEGDLRLTQETVMDLENDKQRLEEKLKKQEFEYSQLATKLEDEQALVMQLQKKIKELQARIEELEEELEAERAARAKVEKQRADLSRELEELSERLEEAGGATAAQVELNKRREAEFSKLRREFEESNLAHEATVSTLRKKHADSSSEMSEQVDNLQRVKQKLEKEKSEMKMEIDDLSANVESVTKAKLNYEKMARNLEEQFGESKAKCDNLTKEVNELNAAKARFASENGELSRQLEEREHLMAQLTRTKNSSSQQIEELKRVVEEEAKAKAALAHSVQASRHDNDLLREQYEEEQEAKAELQRALSKANAEVAQWRNKYETDAIQRTEELEEAKKKLATRLQEAEEQVEATQAKCASLEKTKNRLQGELEDLTIDLERSNSAAAALDKKQRNFDKILAEHKQKEEELQVDLEQAQKEARGLSTELFKMKNAYEESLDALETVKRENKNLQEEIADLTDQLGEGGKSIHELEKAKRTLEHERNEIQAALEEAEGAIEGEESKVLRLQVEMAQIKQDFERRLSEKEEEIDSQRRNQQRSLESMQTTLDSESKARQEAVRMKKKMEGDLNDLEIQLGHSTRQATDSQKAVKAAQAHVKDLELQVDEAQRHSEDLQEQFAVIDRRENLLKAEIDELRSALEQAERGRKLAETELLESSERSNLLHTQNTALINQKRKLEGELQNMQGEVEESVQEQRNAEEKAKKAITDAATMSEELKKEQDLSSHLERMKKNMEQTVKDLQQRLDEAEQVALKGGKKQVQKLETRVRELENELDAEQRRNGESVKNQRKYERKLKEVTYQAEEDKKNLTRIQDLVDKLQIKVKTYKRQAEEAEEQANQNLSKYRKLQHELDDAEERADMAESALNKLRSKARDM; encoded by the exons ATGGCAACGCTCGATCTCTCAATCTTTCAAGATGCAGCCCCTTATCTGCGTATGTCTCAAGAAGAAATGCTTGTTTTACAAACTCAAAAGCCTGACG ggAAGAAATACGCTTGGGTACCAGACAAGGAAAAATCCTATTTGAGGGGAGAAGTGATTTCTATCGAAGGAGGAAAGGCAAAATTGAAGACATGTGATGACGGAAAG GAAGTAACTGTTAAAGAAGACGATCTTCAACTGATGAACCCACCTCGATACAACAAATGCGAAGACATGGTAAACATGACTCATCTGAACGAAGCCAGCGTACTCAACAATCTCAAAGAAAGATACGAAGCTTTCATGATCTAC ACATATTCTGGACTTTTCTGTGTCACTGTGAACCCGTACAAGATGTTGCCCGCTTACGCTCCATATGTCATCAACGCTTACAAAGGAAAGAGACGAACTGAAATGCCTCCTCACTTGTATTCCATTGCTGATAACGCATACACTGAGATGTTGATGA aTCGTGAAAATCAGTCCATGTTGATCAC TGGAGAATCTGGAGCCGGAAAAACTGTGAACACAAAGAAAGTTATTCAGTATTTCGCCTTGGTGGCTGCTGATGGAAATGCTGGTGGAAATGATGATAAG GGAACTTTGGAAGATCAAATTGTTCAGTGTAATCCTGCTATGGAAGCTTTTGGAAACGCTAAAACCGTGAGAAACGACAACTCATCTCGATTC gGTAAATTTATCCGTATTCACTTTGGAAGCACTGGTAGTCTTGCATCAGGAGATATTGAGCATT atCTTCTTGAAAAATCTCGTGTAATTTGGCAACAAGGCGGAGAAAGAAACTACCATATCTTCTACCAACTTATCTCAGGATCAAAACCAGAACTTATCG ACCAACTTTTATTGACAAAGGATCCTTACGACTATAAATCTATCAGCCAGGGAGTCGTTTCCGTGAATAATTTAGATGATGGTGAAGAATTGCTTTTGACCGAC GATGCATTCAAAGTTCTTGGTTTCACACCCGAGGAAATTAGTGGAATCTATCGAATCATGGCTGGTATTATGCATCAACAAAACATGAAGTTCAAAAACAAGCAACGTGAAGAACAAGCTGAACCTGATGGCACTGAAG atgCCGACAAGGTTGCATATTTGTTCGGTATGAACTCTGCCGATTTTCTCAAGTACTTGTGCCATCCACGCGTGAAAGTTGGAAACGAATACGTAACAAAAGGACAAACTGTGCCACAAGTTACCTATGGTATTGGCGGATTGAGTAAAGGtgtttttgaaaaacatttcaacTGGTTGGTCAAAATCATCAACAACAGTCTCAGCACTAAATTGCCGAGAAGTTACTTCATTGGTGTACTCGATATTGCTGGTTTTGAAATCTTTGAC TTTAACAGTTTTGAACAGCTTTGCATTAACTTCACCAATGAAAAATTGCAACAATTTTTCAACCATCACATGTTCGTTCTGGAACAAGAAGAATACAAGAAGGAAGGAATTGATTGGGTTTTCATTGATTTCGGCATGGACTTGGCTGCTTGCATCGAACTTATCGAAAAG CCTCTTGGAATCATGTCCATCCTCGAAGAAGAATGCATGTTCCCGAAGGCCACTGATAAGTCGTTCATGGACAAATTGTACCAGAATCATTTGGGCAAAACGAAAGCATTCGGAAAGCCAATCAAGAAAACTAAATTCGAATCTCACTTCGAACTTCACCATTACGCTGGAACT GTTGGATACAGCATCACCGATTGGCTCGAGAAAAACAAGGAACCATTGAACAACAGTGTTGTAGATTTGTATAAAAAGTCATCATTGAAACTTATGCAAACTATCTGGGAAGGTTATATGGGCCCAGAAGAAGCTGCTGCAGCAGCAAAATCGGGAGGAAAGAGAAAGAAGGGAGGTTCTTTCAACACTGTATCCTCTATGCACAGAGAGAGCTTGAACAAACTCATGACTAACCTGAG ATCGACCGCCCCCCATTTCGTCCGTTGTATCGTTCCCAACGAAACAAAAACTCCAGGAGTTATGGATCCTCATGTCGTTTTACATCAGCTTCGTTGTAATGGTGTGTTGGAAGGTATTCGTATTTGCCGCAAAGGTTTCCCCAACAGACTTCCGTATGGTGATTTCAAGCAAAGATATCGAATCCTCAATCCAAATGCCGTTCCCGATGGTCAGTTCTTAGACAGCAAAAAAGCTTCCGAAAAGATTCTCTCATCTCTTGAAGGCATCGATCATGAAAAGTACAAACTTGGTCATACAAAA GTTTTCTTCCGTGCTGGTATGTTGGGTGTTTTGGAAGAACTTCGTGACAACAAATTGTCCTCAATCTTCAAACTTATTCAAGCTCGTATGCGCGGTAAATTGATGAGAATTGAATACAACAAACTTATTGAAAGAAG AGTGGCAGTCCGCGTTCTTCAATCTAACCTTCGCGCTTTCTTTGGTGTACGTGACTGGGAATGGATGAAACTTATGTTCAAGATCAAACCACTCCTCCAAACTGCTGAAGCTGCAAAAGAACTTGAACAATTAGAAGCCGAAAATGAAGAGCTCAAGACCAATTTGGAAAAGGAATCTAAGAGAAGAAAGGAACTTGAAGAATCTCAAGTTTCTCTCATCCAAGAAAAAAATGACTTGGTTTTGCAATTACAGTCG gaaCAAGATAGAATAGACGATGCCGAAGATCGTTGTGATCAACTTATCAGAACAAAGGTCGAGTTGGATGGTAAAATCAAAGAAACTCAAGAAAGACTTGAAGATGAAGAGGAATTAAACAACGAATTGGTTTCTAAGAAACGCAAGTTAGAAGATGAATGCTCTGAATTGAAGAAAGATATTGATGATCTTGAAATCACTCTTGCTAAAGTGGAAAAAGAAAAACATGCGACTGAAAACAAG TTGAAAAACTTGCAAGAAGAACTCGCATCGCAAGATGAACAAATTGCAAAACTTCAAAAAGAAAAGAAAGCTCTTCAAGAAGCACATCAACAAACATTGGATGATTTGCAAGGGGAAGAAGACAAAGTCAACAGTCTTACTAAGCAAAAAGCAAAACTTGAACAACAAGTTGATGAT CTTGAAGCCTCTCTCGAACAAGAAAAGAAACTCCGAATGGATCTTGAGAGAACTAAGAGAAAGTTGGAAGGAGATTTGAGACTTACTCAAGAAACAGTCATGGATCTTGAAAATGATAAGCAGAGATTGGAAGAGAAATTGAAGAAGCAAGAATTTGAATACAGTCAACTTGCAACTAAACTTGAAGATGAACAAGCTCTTGTTATGCAACTCCAAAAGAAAATCAAAGAACTTCAGGCTCGCATTGAAGAACTTGAAGAAGAACTTGAAGCTGAACGTGCAGCAAGAGCCAAGGTTGAAAAGCAAAGAGCTGATCTTTCAAGAGAGTTGGAAGAACTAAGCGAACGACTTGAAGAAGCAGGCGGCGCCACTGCTGCTCAG GTTGAGCTCAATAAGCGTCGCGAAGCAGAATTTTCGAAACTCCGCCGCGAGTTTGAAGAATCCAATCTTGCTCACGAAGCAACGGTTTCAACATTACGTAAGAAGCATGCTGATTCAAGTTCTGAAATGAGCGAACAAGTCGATAACTTACAAAGAGTCAaacagaaattggaaaaagaaaaaagtgaaatGAAAATGGAAATTGATGATCTTTCTGCCAACGTTGAAAGTGTTACAAAGGCTAAG CTCAACTACGAGAAAATGGCGCGCAACCTGGAAGAACAATTTGGTGAATCTAAGGCAAAATGCGACAATTTGACCAAAGAAGTAAACGAACTGAACGCTGCTAAAGCTAGATTTGCGTCTGAAAATG GTGAACTTTCACGACAACTCGAAGAACGTGAGCATTTGATGGCTCAACTTACAAGAACCAAGAACAGTTCATCACAACAAATTGAAGAACTCAAACGAGTCGTTGAAGAAGAAGCTAAAGCAAAAGCTGCTCTTGCACATTCTGTACAAGCTTCAAGACACGATAATGATCTTCTTCGTGAACAGTATGAAGAAGAACAAGAAGCAAAGGCTGAACTTCAACGAGCTTTGTCAAAAGCAAACGCCGAAGTTGCGCAATGGCGAAACAAATATGAAACCGACGCTATTCAGAGAACCGAAGAATTAGAGGAAGCAAA GAAAAAATTGGCTACTCGTTTACAAGAAGCTGAAGAGCAAGTCGAGGCAACACAAGCAAAATGTGCAAGTCTTGAGAAAACTAAGAATCGTCTCCAAGGAGAATTGGAAGATCTTACAATTGATCTTGAGAGATCTAACTCGGCTGCTGCAGCCTTGGATAagaaacaaagaaactttgatAAG ATTCTTGCTGAACACaaacaaaaagaagaagaattgCAAGTCGATTTAGAACAAGCACAAAAGGAAGCCCGTGGCTTGTCAACTGAATTATTCAAGATGAAGAATGCTTATGAAGAATCTCTTGATGCTCTTGAAACTGTCAAGAGAGAAAACAAGAATCTTCAAGAAGAAATTGCTGATCTTACTGATCAACTAGGAGAAGGAGGAAAAAGCATTCACGAACTTGAAAAAGCAAAGAGAACTCTTGAACACGAGCGCAACGAAATCCAG GCTGCTCTCGAAGAAGCAGAAGGTGCAATCGAAGGTGAAGAATCAAAAGTACTCCGTCTCCAAGTAGAAATGGCTCAGATAAAGCAAGATTTTGAGAGAAGACTAAgtgaaaaagaagaagaaattgATAGTCAAAG ACGTAACCAACAGAGATCACTTGAATCAATGCAAACTACTCTTGATTCTGAGAGCAAAGCAAGACAAGAAGCAGTTCGTATGAAGAAGAAGATGGAAGGAGATCTCAACGATCTTGAAATTCAACTTGGACATTCTACTCGACAAGCTACTGATTCTCAAAAGGCAGTTAAAGCTGCTCAAGCTCATGTTAAA GATTTGGAATTGCAAGTTGATGAAGCTCAACGTCACTCTGAAGATCTGCAAGAACAATTTGCTGTCATCGATCGTAGAGAAAACTTACTCAAGGCTGAAATCGATGAGTTGAGATCAGCACTTGAACAAGCAGAACGTGGCCGCAAACTTGCAGAAACTGAACTCCTTGAAAGCAGCGAACGATCCAATCTTCTTCATACACAAAACACCGCCCTCATTAACCAAAAACGTAAATTGGAAGGAGAATTGCAAAACATGCAAGGAGAGGTTGAAGAATCGGTTCAAGAACAAAGAAATGCAGAAGAAAAGGCAAAGAAAGCAATCACTGAT GCTGCAACTATGTCTGAAGAACTTAAGAAAGAACAAGATCTTTCATCTCACCTGGAAAGAATGAAGAAGAACATGGAACAAACAGTGAAAGATCTTCAGCAAAGACTTGACGAAGCCGAACAAGTTGCTCTCAAAGGAGGAAAGAAACAAGTTCAAAAACTTGAAACTAGG GTACGCGAACTTGAAAACGAACTTGACGCCGAACAACGTCGCAATGGGGAATCTGTGAAGAACCAACGTAAATACGAACGTAAGTTGAAGGAAGTGACATACCAGGCAGAAGAAGACAAAAAGAATCTGACCCGCATCCAAGATCTTGTTGACAAACTTCAAATCAAGGTCAAAACATACAAGAGACAAGCTGAAGAAGCCGAGGAACAAGCCAACCAAAACTTATCAAAATATCGTAAACTGCAACACGAATTGGATGATGCTGAAGAAAGAGCTGACATGGCAGAATCTGCTCTCAACAAACTCAGATCCAAAGCTCGTGATATGTGA
- the LOC120329930 gene encoding uncharacterized protein LOC120329930, with product MSNSSGRKRKIWGRSSAFSFRKLPWLYRRLWRNSHMSDKDSSVPQRCSNFVEDKKFVPSPSMVRHGYSRNSKNSHSRSSRKSVGSENLEQCNDDFHDSLRSSDDDDHTSPMDYIIFPVSSCDANKKEVPRIVSVSGSPSKLLTEQIEGRRPLHSRINIFKNYVIDSKCTNNHNVSTSNGEASFNGRNQRTIRISETEDDSVQFVKEIKTSPSGSPGPKPLRKKQASPNQKQTKWRKKPSQDESQCNNSCNTSSHSTPEIEHNKVLQLVENQCNDGTKHNIEILSIFDAEDIIVPSPSNISSNSLYTSAMQTSDREVNDKSDDDDVIVVPTENNENPDIDYPTLKRIINISDAKDITVPSPSNNMDISSNSFNTSAMQTSDMEVDKNSDDDDIIVVQTENNENQDIDYPTLKRIINSMVSHFIEENPGNEVTPHYIIQRLKALYHKDFSNRLQEIKYCIGRSNEQYISRKKMLREIRPGVRKSDIITLYSDNWLNDIIINQYMSILIQNNKNYGAISSFWLEELLRRVEPSLPHNWDKMKCILAPTCVEFHWSLLCYYPEKYNVVIYSSLSVCKTVLACASKLLNFFNNKQGKEGRCLIRKDLPRQENEHDCGVYVCMFARCVVFGNTFDIEPAQVCAFRKWLKNEIVQGKLFESKEEVTTEEYSDSESEDNDEE from the exons ATGTCAAATTCAAGTGGCCGGAAACGTAAGATTTGGGGTAGATCCTCTGCTTTCAGTTTTCGAAAGCTCCCGTGGCTGTACAGAAGGTTGTGGCGAAATAGTCACATGTCTGATAAAGATTCATCTGTTCCTCAAAGATGTAGCAATTttgttgaagataaaaaattcGTGCCAAGTCCATCGATGGTGCGTCATGGGTACAGTAGGAACTCTAAAAATTCACATAGTCGGTCATCAAGAAAGTCGGTTGGAAGCGAAAATCTCGAACAGTGTAATGATGATTTTCATGATTCTCTCAGAAGCTCCGATGATGATGACCACACTTCACCAATGGATTATATCATATTTCCTGTGTCCAGCTGTGATGCAAATAAAAAGGAAGTGCCTCGAATAGTGTCAGTCAGTGGATCACCAAGCAAGCTACTCACTGAACAAATAGAGGGACGTCGTCCACTCCATTCAAgaataaacattttcaaaaactaTGTAATTGATTCTAAATGTACCAATAATCATAATGTTTCTACTAGTAATGGAGAAGCATCATTTAATGGTCGGAATCAAAGAACAATTAGAATATCAg AAACTGAAGATGACTCTGTGCAATTCGTAAAGGAGATCAAGACATCTCCAAGTGGTTCACCTGGACCAAAACCACTTAGAAAAAAACAGGCCTCTCCCAATCAAAAACAAACTAAATGGAGAAAAAAGCCAAGTCAGGATGAATCACAATGTAATAATTCCTGCAATACGTCTAGTCATTCAACGCCTGAAATCGAACATAATAAAGTTTTGCAACTAGTGGAAAATCAATGCAACGATGGAACAAAAcacaatattgaaattttatcaaTCTTTGATGCAGAGGATATTATAGTCCCATCACCGTCAAATATATCATCAAACTCATTATATACTTCTGCGATGCAAACTTCTGATAGGGAAGTTAATGACAAAAGTGATGATGATGATGTAATTGTTGTCCCAAccgaaaacaatgaaaacccgGACATTGATTATCCTACTTtgaaaagaattataaaca TTTCTGATGCAAAAGATATAACAGTCCCATCACCGTCGAATAATATGGATATTTCTTCGAACTCATTTAATACCTCTGCGATGCAAACTTCCGATATGGAAGTTGATAAAAATAGTGATGATGATGACATAATTGTTGTTCAAAccgaaaacaatgaaaatcaGGACATTGATTACCCTACTTTAAAAAGAATTATAAACA GTATGGTAAGTCATTTTATAGAAGAAAATCCTGGAAATGAAGTAACTCCTCATTACATAATACAACGATTAAAAGCTCTTTATCATAAAGATTTCTCAAACAG GTTGCAGGAAATCAAATATTGTATTGGGAGATCgaatgaacaatatatttcaagaaaaaaaatgttgcgAGAAATACGACCTGGTGTTAGAAAATCAGATATTATAACATTGTACTCAGACAACTGGCTCaatgatataataataaatcaatACATGTCAATATTGATACAGAATAATAAGAATTATGGTGCAATCAGCAGCTTTTGGCTTGAAGAATTATTAAGACG GGTAGAGCCAAGTCTTCCTCACAATTGGGATAAAATGAAATGCATCCTTGCGCCAACCTGTGTCGAATTTCATTGGAGTTTACTTTGCTACTATCCTGAAAAATACAATGTTGTTATATATAGCTCACTATCAGTGTGTAAGACTGTGTTGGCATGTGCATCT aaGCTGCTCAATTTCTTCAATAACAAGCAAGGAAAGGAAGGTAGATGCTTGATACGAAAA GATTTACCTCGACAAGAGAATGAACATGATTGTGGAGTCTATGTTTGTATGTTCGCAAGATGCGTTGTGTTTGGCAATACGTTTGACATTGAACCCGCACAAGTATGTGCATTCAGAAAATGGCTCAAAAACGAAATCGTTCAGGGAAAACTTTTTGAGAGTAAAGAAGAAGTGACTACTGAAGAATATTCAGATTCTGAAAGCGAAGATAATGACGAAGAGTAG